The following DNA comes from Nicotiana sylvestris chromosome 10, ASM39365v2, whole genome shotgun sequence.
GGCTAGTTCCACAGCTTGAACCCGTAACCTATAgatcacaaaaaaataatttgatcgTTTCTCCAAGACTCCTCTTCAAAAATAAGCATATATAATAAAACACAGACGGATAAAACGGGTAAATTTTTGCCTCCATCTTTTTTTTCCATTTGAGACCACCAACATTTCTTTCCACACACATAGCTTGAACACAGGAACAATGTTATGCAACTTAAACAGTCCGCATATATGAATTGATTAACATTTGGTTTAGCATTTTCCTGAGGTATGTCACGTCCTTaattgttaactaagtacacgtgtggcacttgacaactcgcttacgatcttgcacaacttgctatGTCAAGttagccttactacactcaagatcgctaagagaatggaagaaagaacacaagagaattgttaaaggaagctttgtattagagagaacttgaattgtttgcttgatgaattacaaatgaatgtccccctttatatactagtctcttAGGGGCTAGtgtataaatattaattattacacaagttCTTGATATTTATAAGATAAGGGttttttctagaattctctacaagcttGGAAGATTCCAAGAACTTttctagcaaatccataaggatctaggttcttcctaaggaaatgttcacacctctctagaatcttctcacaaatgctagccttcttcttatgtaagcttccacatggaattaatatatgccaaatggcacCTATGTGACATGATGACACAGCGGGTCATCACACTCTCTCCCACCCAATATTGCGACGACCGCGGCGCAATGCTGCTGCATAAACTCtcggatcttatctttgaattgccacaagtcttcatatcgttcccacgTGGCCTCCTCCGATGATTGCCCTTTCCAATGGACGAGGAACATAACGGTGGCCTTTTGCCCTTGTTTTCGCCTGGCCTGGTAATCTATGATAGCCTCAATCTCCCGATCATGTGAGGCGATGATAGTCATTGGCACCCGACTTGATTGGCCCCTACTCGgatcatccttatcttcatgatatgtcttaagcatgctggcatggaagacagggtagatcttaagatacgatggcatgtcaagcttgtatgagatcttgcctaccttggcgacgatcttaaatggccctcatacttgcgaatcagattctgatgcatgccccgtagtgccttgaactgtcttgggttaaacttcaccatgaccatgtccccaaCTCTATAGTATGTGGGACGCCGCTTATGGTCcgcaaacttcttcatcttcttagctgccttatccaAGTAGGACTTAGCAGTGTCGAGCTGCTCCTCCCATCTTTTGGCCATATGATAAGCCCCCAAACTCTTTCCCTCGAACGCGGCTGGTAAGgaatgtggagtttgtggttgttggcttgtggctagctcaaatggtgtTCGTCCCGTGGACTCACTCCgctgcaagttataagagaattgggcgatgtctatgagccttgcccaatctttttgatgcgcgcttacataatttctcaagtagcattctagtaagGCATTGACTCGTTCCGTTTGTCCATCTGTCTATGGGtggaaactagtagaaaagtGCAGCTTCGTACCAAGTATGTCAaacaactctctccaaaagttTTCAGTAAAGCGGGGGTCTCTATCACTGATTATATGCCTTGGTAAGCCCCAATACTTCACCATGTTCTTAAAGAATAGCTTGGCGGTTTCCTTGGCTGTGCAACCTAGTGAGGCGGGCATGAAGGTGAcatatttggaaaatctatccacagccaccataatagtaccataaccGTCCGACCTTGGTAGGCAAGTGATAAAGTCCATAGTCACGCTCTCCCATGGACGCTCTGCAACTGgtagtggctccaaaagtcctcTAGGTTGTTGTTGCTCAACCTTGTCCTACTGACATACAAGACAAGTCTACACATAACATTCTATATCATCTCGCATCCGTGACCAATAGTAGACTGACTCAACCAAGGCCCTGGTGCGACGTTGGCCTGGATGACCAGCCCACATTGTATCATGACTCTCCCTTATGATCCGCCGTCTAATGTCTCCAAACTTAGGCACGTAGACTCGCCGACCCGTGGTAAGCAATATGCCGTCTTTTACCCAAAAACATCTCGTCTTGCCCTGGTTGGCTAACTCGATAAGTTGTTTGGCTACTGAATCATGTtgcatgccttcttttatagccCCCTAATGTCCCATCTCGCTGAAGTAATTGCAGCAAGATCGGCTTTCCGGCTCAAGGCATCAGCTACAACATTACCTTTTCCCGGCTTATACTCCAGCGCATAATCAAACTTGACTAAGAAATCCTGTCACCTAGCATGCTTTTGTGTGAGTTTCTTCTGTGTCTGAAAGTAGCTAGTAGCCACATTATCAGTCTTGACCATGAACCTCGACCCGAGCAGATAATGTCTCTATGTATGAAGGCAATGCACAATGGCAGTCATTTCCTTTTCTTGTACCGTGTAACGCCGCTCCATCTCATTTAACTTGCGGCTCTTAAATGTTATGGGATGCTTATCCTGCATCGGGACACCCCCAATGGCAAAGTCTCAGGCATCTGTGTGCACCTCAAAAGTCTTGGCAAATCAGGTAATGCCAAGACTGGCTCCTCTGTTACAACTGCCTTAAGGCATTCAAATGCCTTTTGACAATGCTCTGTCCAAACCcatggcttgttcttctttagcaaCTCAGTCAATGGTGCGGCCTTTGCTGAGTATCCATTGATGAACCGACAATAGTAGTTAACAAGGCcaaggaaggatctcaactcagttaCCTTTATAGGTGCCTCCCACTCCTGGATAGCACATACCTTAGCCTCGTCCATGCGTAGCTCTCCATTGCTAATGATATGGCCCAAGAAGTTCACCTTTGATTGTGCGAACTCAcatttctccctcttgatgtatagctcgttctcacgcaagacttggaaaaccttccttaagtgctccatgtgctcctccaagttgttgttgtagatgactatgtcgtctaggtagactaccacgaactgatcaaggtagggatggaagatcttgttcataagggtgcaaaatgtggTCGGTGCATTGGTTAAGACAAAgggcatcaccaaccactcaaaggctccatatctCGTCACACATGTTGTCTTTGTCTCATCCCCTTACGCAATGCGAACCTAGTAGTAGCCCTTTCAAAGATCTACCTTGAtaaagtacttggcttgcccAAGTCTATCAAACAAGTCAACAATGAGCGGGatcgggtacttattcttcacgatgaccttattaagtgctcgatagtctatgcacaaacgcaacgatccatccttcttcttctggaaCAATACTGGTGCGCCAAAAGGTGCCTTTGATGGGCGAATGTGACCAGCATCTAGCAGCTCCTTCAATTGTTTCCTGAGCTCCTCTAGCTCGGGAGGTGTCATACGATATGGGGCAAATGCGGGTGGCTTAGCCCCTGGCTCCAACTCAATATTGTGATCCACCTCTCGCCTAGGAGGTAGGTGCTTAGGCAACTCCTCGGgcatgacatctttgttttcctCAGGCAACTTCTCTATGAATGGTGGCAGTGTCTCTTGAAAACTCTTGTTTTCCTCCAGACTTGTGATGGTTGCCACGAACGTCGGCTCCCCCTTCTTGATCCCCTTGACAACCTGTATAGCTGAGAGTTGTGCTTGGCTCTGTTCGTGTGGCATAGTCATTGTAGGTACCATGCAAGCTCCTTCTAGCTCCATAACCAAGAGACGTTGAAGGTAGGGGTCGATTAAAGTATGATaatgtctaaagaactcttgccctagtatgatgtcaaagatatccatagcgattacggtaaagtttgtcataccattccaagttcccaatttgacaccaactccattgctaccccacgagcattctgtatctcggcattcacggtctttacgcgagagttggttggagcaagcttcaattctagtctctttgcggcagcctcagtcacgaaattatgagttgctccagTATCCACCATTGCACAAGCGGACTTGTTGTTGATAGTGAGATCCACGTACTGATTGCCATTCTCGGTAGGTTGGATAGCTTGCTTCGTGACAGCACCACATAATCCGATCATACCCAATTGTGCGGTTCCCGGACTCTTTCCTTGTGGCTGCCCCTTCTGCTCACATACCATGGCACTGAGGCTCTTGAGGTCAGGACAATTCCTGAAGCCATGTGGACCTCCACATATATAACATCCCTTCTTCTCGACCTGTGCCTTCTTCTCGGCGTAGCCCTGACGACCACTCGACTTTTTGAAGTCTTGAGTCTTGGAGTATTATTATTGTATCTCCTTGACTTTGCCACGGTCTCCCCCACCTTTGACATTGTTAACCTTTGACTCCTTGCCATTGCCTTTGTCGTGTTTGTCATGCCTGAAATCCATCAATGATTCGGCCTCCACTTTGGCTTGGTCTATATTAGTGACTTGTCGGCGTTGCAACTCCTTcttagcccaattttgcaacccaTCCATGAAGTAGAACAACAATTCATCATTGGTCAAgttggggatttgaagcataagggtagtgaacttcttgacatagttacgtatgctccctgtttgcttcaattccctaagcttgcgccttgcctcgtacaagacattgtttggaaaAAACTGTCGCTTGAACTCCGCTTTGAATTGATCCCATGTGGTAATGGTACATAGACCTTTATCCACGTCGGccatcttccttctccaccatagcatggcagtctctgagaggtacaataccgcagtgttgatcttggcctcgtcgtccctcactttgccatgcctgaagtagttctccaagtgccaaaggaagttttccacttcttgtgcatcACGAACACCTTTGAACACCGGGGGTTTGGGAGCCTTGATCATGGCCTCCCTCGTCACCACAACATTGTTGGCTACCTCGGTCACGCCGGCATTGACATGTTCCTTgagtgactctatctttgccttcatagcatcgatagtactcaaagcctccatgagtctgcactctAAGGCAGTGATAGTTTGCCTTAGTTCCATCTCAATCTGTGTACGTCCCTCCAAGTCATTTCGGATACTCTCAATCTCTTAAAGAGTGTGCCCCTCAAGAACGTTAAGGGTGCCTTCCACCTTCCCTAAGCATTGGCCAAAGATCTCCACGGCATCCATCCCCGCGTTCATCTTCATCACTCACTCTTTACCGAGCGAGACATCCTCTGGaaggacctccacttcatccttgctcgcctcagtggcagatggttcttgggatgtaagcccttcgtttgacacaacctcaggtggcacctcctggctcttgttggtggcattcctctttttgctacgaccgctcttgccagcagcatcctggatgacgttggcttgggtgttggcaatgttaatttctccgtcgttcgccattcccttagttgaaaccttcgctctgataccacaccgtcacgtccttagttgttaactaagttgcgacacttgacaactcgcttacgatcttgcacaacttgctcacgttcttgctatgtcaagttAGCCTTagtacactcaagatcgctaagagaatggaagaaagaacacaagagaattgttaaatgaagctttgtattagagagaacttgaattgtttgcttgatgaattacaaatgaatggccccctttatatactagtctcctaggggctagtgtgtaaatattaattattacacaagtccttgatatttataagataagggctttttctagaattctctacaagcctggAAAATTCCAAGGACTTttctagcaaatccataaggatctaggttctttcgaaggaaatgtccatacctctctagaatcttctcacaaatgctagccttcttcttatgtaagcttccacatgtcATTAATATATGCCAGATGGCGcctatatggtatgatgacatgGCGGGTTATC
Coding sequences within:
- the LOC138878975 gene encoding uncharacterized protein, whose amino-acid sequence is MELRQTITALECRLMEALSTIDAMKAKIESLKEHVNAGVTEVANNVVVTREAMIKAPKPPVFKGVRDAQEVENFLWHLENYFRHGKVRDDEAKINTAVLYLSETAMLWWRRKMADVDKGLCTITTWDQFKAEFKRQFFPNNVLYEARRKLRELKQTGSIRNYVKKFTTLMLQIPNLTNDELLFYFMDGLQNWAKKELQRRQVTNIDQAKVEAESLMDFRHDKHDKGNGKESKVNNVKGGGDRGKVKEIQ
- the LOC104218569 gene encoding uncharacterized mitochondrial protein AtMg00860-like, producing the protein MEHLRKVFQVLRENELYIKREKCEFAQSKVNFLGHIISNGELRMDEAKVCAIQEWEAPIKVTELRSFLGLVNYYCRFINGYSAKAAPLTELLKKNKPWVWTEHCQKAFECLKAVVTEEPVLALPDLPRLLRCTQMPETLPLGVSRCRISIP